In Balaenoptera musculus isolate JJ_BM4_2016_0621 chromosome 19, mBalMus1.pri.v3, whole genome shotgun sequence, one genomic interval encodes:
- the EMP3 gene encoding epithelial membrane protein 3, whose product MSLLLLVVSALHILILILLFVATLDKSWWTLPGKESLNLWYDCTWNSDNKTWACSNVSENGWLKAVQVLMVLSLILCCLSFILFMFQLYTMRRGGLFYATGLCQLCTSVAVFTGALIYAIHAEEILAERPSGGSFGYCFALAWVAFPLALASGIIYIHLRKRE is encoded by the exons ATGTCACTCCTCCTGCTGGTGGTCTCTGCCCTtcacatcctcatcctcatcctgcTTTTCGTGGCCACTTTGGACAAG TCCTGGTGGACCCTCCCCGGGAAGGAGTCCCTGAATCTCTGGTACGACTGCACATGGAACAGTGACAACAAAACGTGGGCCTGCAGTAATGTCAGCGAGAatg GCTGGCTGAAGGCGGTACAGGTCCTCATGGTGCTTTCCCTCATCCTCTGCTGTCTGTCCTTCATCCTGTTCATGTTCCAGCTCTACACCATGCGGCGAGGAGGGCTCTTCTATGCCACTGGCCTCTGCCAGCTTTGCACCA GCGTGGCGGTGTTTACCGGGGCGCTGATCTACGCCATTCACGCCGAGGAGATCCTGGCGGAGCGCCCATCAGGGGGCAGCTTCGGTTACTGCTTCGCCCTGGCCTGGGTGGCCTTCCCCCTCGCCCTGGCCAGCGGCATCATCTACATCCACTTGCGGAAGCGGGAGTGA